One part of the Camelus dromedarius isolate mCamDro1 chromosome 33, mCamDro1.pat, whole genome shotgun sequence genome encodes these proteins:
- the NEURL3 gene encoding E3 ubiquitin-protein ligase NEURL3: MGAQICSQADAEAPGETLRFHAEALGAQVRLDAERSTARRRATFHDGIVFSQRPVRPGERVALRVLCHERGWCGGLRLGFTRLDPARVPARSLPPFVCPDLEWQSPTWAAVLPDGCARTGDVVRFWVTRRGRLFAQVNAGPRLLLRKDVPMGAPLWAVMDVYGTTKAIELLDPTASTFPTTMPHVLGGEIPPEPGATAGEECVICFHRAANTCFVPCGHTHFCSSCAWRVFGDTAKCPMCRWEIEAVALARGRPALGTGDGLLVSVADWT; encoded by the exons ATGGGGGCCCAGATCTGCTCCCAAGCTG ACGCCGAGGCGCCGGGAGAGACACTGCGTTTCCACGCCGAGGCCCTGGGCGCGCAAGTGCGTCTGGACGCGGAGCGCAGCACCGCGCGTAGGCGCGCCACGTTCCACGACGGCATCGTGTTCAGCCAGCGGCCCGTGCGGCCGGGCGAGCGCGTGGCGCTGCGCGTGCTGTGTCACGAGCGCGGCTGGTGTGGGGGCCTCCGCCTGGGCTTCACGCGCCTGGACCCCGCGCGCGTGCCCGCGCGCAGCCTGCCGCCCTTCGTGTGCCCGGACCTGGAGTGGCAAAGCCCGACGTGGGCGGCTGTGCTGCCCGACGGCTGCGCGCGCACAGGGGACGTGGTGCGCTTCTGGGTGACCCGCCGCGGCCGGCTCTTCGCCCAGGTCAACGCGGGCCCCCGGCTGCTGCTGCGCAAGGACGTGCCCATGGGCGCCCCGCTCTGGGCTGTGATGGATGTGTACGGGACCACCAAGGCCATTGAGCTGCTGG ATCCTACAGCCAGCACCTTCCCCACAACCATGCCACATGTCCTTGGTGGTGAGATCCCGCCTGAGCCTGGAG CCACAGCAGGAGAGGAGTGTGTCATCTGCTTCCACCGGGCTGCCAACACCTGCTTTGTCCCCTGCGGCCACACACACTTCTGCAGCTCCTGTGCCTGGCGGGTCTTCGGAGACACGGCCAAATGCCCCATGTGTCGCTGGGAGATCGAGGCAGTGGCCCTGGCTCGGGGCCGTCCTGCTCTGGGCACTGGCGATGGCCTCTTGGTTTCGGTGGCAGATTGGACCTAG